A region of Lycium barbarum isolate Lr01 chromosome 1, ASM1917538v2, whole genome shotgun sequence DNA encodes the following proteins:
- the LOC132609703 gene encoding uncharacterized protein LOC132609703, which translates to MCVVSDRHESIIHAVSKVYPTVPHLDFIWYLWKNVTKQYTTNSEVLSPIFYSLAKAYSQDEFDKLMEKIGNVDIRVKRYLEDAGRDKWSRLYSPVNRGWTMTSNIAECINGKLVEASTEYVYTVNDGPRRFIIDLKKKTCSCRMFQLGEIPCSHAWAVLKNKNLTADAYCSDLFKPETVVNTYDVPVDPLPDDTEWNVPKSISDEVVMPSIYKRPLGRPKKKRDRPLQELMIGKRRNSCGKCGRLGHNRRSCDNLPLNKKNN; encoded by the exons ATGTGTGTCGTGTCCGACAGACATGAAAGCATAATACACGCAGTTTCTAAGGTGTATCCTACTGTTCCTCATTTGGATTTTATATGGTATTTGTGGAAAAATGTGACAAAGCAATACACAACAAACAGTGAGGTGTTGAGTCCTATATTTTATTCACTAGCGAAGGCATACAGCCAAGATGAGTTCGATAAATTGATGGAGAAGATTGGGAATGTTGATATTCGGGTAAAACGATACCTAGAAGATGCTGGAAGAGATAAATGGTCTAGGCTTTATTCACCTGTTAACAGAGGATGGACAATGACTTCGAATATAGccgaatgtattaatggaaaactg GTTGAAGCGTCAACTGAATATGTTTACACAGTGAATGATGGACCGAGGCGTTTCATAATcgatttgaagaagaaaacttgCAGCTGCAGGATGTTCCAACTGGGCGAGATACCGTGCTCTCATGCATGGGCAGTATTGAAGAATAAAAATTTGACTGCTGATGCATATTGTTCGGATTTATTCAAGCCGGAAACAGTTGTGAACACATATGATGTGCCAGTTGATCCTCTTCCCGATGATACCGAGTGGAATGTTCCTAAAAGTATATCAGATGAAGTTGTTATGCCATCGATCTATAAGAGACCCCTTGGGAGGCCAAAAAAGAAGAGGGACAGGCCATTACAGGAGTTGATGATTGGTAAACGCAGGAATTCTTGCGGTAAATGTGGACGTCTTGGTCATAACAGGCGTTCGTGTGATAATCTGCCGCTCAATAAGAAAAATAACTAA
- the LOC132609711 gene encoding uncharacterized mitochondrial protein AtMg00810-like encodes MSQSSYAEDILDRAGMSQCKPCPTPVDTKGKLSATSSAPYEDPTKYRRLILSMVENVIISSKPDMPKGEWQDMVPVNDIIKGLMFDGVPDILPIVGGAH; translated from the exons ATGTCTCAGAGTTCTTATGCAGAGGATATTCTTGACAGGGCAGGCATGTCACAATGTAAGCCTTGCCCCACACCAGTTGATACAAAAGGCAAACTCAGCGCCACTTCGAGTGCCCCGTATGAAGATCCTACGAAGTATCGTCGTCTG ATTCTTTCTATGGTTGAAAATGTTATTATTTCTAGTAAGCCAGATATGCCAAAAGGAGAATGGCAAGATATGGTTCCAGTTAATGACATTATTAAAGGGTTGATGTTTGATGGAGTTCCAGATATCTTGCCCATTGTTGGAGGTGCCCATTGA
- the LOC132609716 gene encoding uncharacterized protein LOC132609716, whose amino-acid sequence MADASKLYPVTTVTNIKSCIPIVLDYEGSQYNNWATLFKLHCRANLVIDHILPPASPTVPPPATAAEKLATKALWEWLDDIVRQWIFGTISKNLLNTIIHQEDTAVEAWNRLVHLFQDNKSARALALDAKFTNTKLVDFPNVKAYCTRLKVIVDNLANVGHKVSDERLVLRLLRGLSEEYKKFRTTVQHRTPLPSFDVVRSMLELEEDSHGEDAIHDSESNAALVSHNINPHNFSGNGQPDNSENTFNNRGNSHNRGKKNNRGRSGDNRNRNRGGARNGQSSGGGSRNNAQANQPTASQHQGATAPSWFFPPWAL is encoded by the coding sequence ATGGCTGACGCGTCCAAGTTGTATCCTGTGACTACAGTCACcaatatcaaatcatgcattcctaTTGTTCTTGACTATGAAGGAAGCCAATACAATAACTGGGCTACCCTCTTCAAGCTCCATTGCCGAGCAAACTTGGTGATCGACCACATATTACCTCCTGCCTCCCCCACCGTGCCACCCCCGGCAACTGCAGCCGAGAAACTTGCTACAAAGGCTCTATGGGAATGGCTAGATGACATCGTTCGGCAATGGATATTTGGTACGATATCGAAAAATCTTCTCAACACGATCATTCATCAAGAGGACACCGCAGTCGAGGCTTGGAATCGCCTTGTTCATCTCTTTCAAGACAACAAATCGGCTAGGGCTCTTGCTCTTGATGCAAAATTCACAAAcaccaaattggtggattttccGAATGTGAAAGCATACTGCACCAGGCTAAAAGTTATTGTAGACAATCTCGCCAACGTCGGCCACAAAGTTTCCGACGAACGACTTGTGCTCCGTCTTTTGCGTGGGTTATCAGAAGAATATAAAAAATTTCGAACAACGGTGCAACACCGTACTCCTCTCCCATCTTTTGACGTTGTCCGGTCAATGCTCGAACTTGAGGAAGACAGCCATGGCGAGGACGCCATTCACGACTCCGAGTCAAATGCTGCTCTCGTTTCCCACAATATTAATCCTCATAATTTCTCTGGTAATGGGCAGCCAGACAATTCTGAAAATACCTTCAATAATCGAGGAAATTCTCACAATCGTGGAAAGAAGAACAACCGCGGTCGCAGCGGCGACAACCGCAACAGAAACCGCGGTGGCGCGAGGAATGGGCAGAGCAGCGGCGGGGGCAGCCGGAACAACGCCCAGGCCAACCAACCCACCGCGTCGCAGCACCAAGGGGCCACTGCCCCGTCTTGGTTTTTCCCACCTTGGGCTCTTTGA